From one Bacteroides intestinalis DSM 17393 genomic stretch:
- the queF gene encoding preQ(1) synthase — MSELKDQLSLLGRKTEYKQDYAPEVLEAFENKHPGNDYWVRFNCPEFTSLCPITGQPDFAEIRISYIPDIKMVESKSLKLYLFSFRNHGAFHEDCVNIIMKDLIRLMAPKYIEVTGVFTPRGGISIYPYANYGRPDTKYEHMAEHRLMNRE; from the coding sequence ATGAGTGAATTGAAAGACCAATTATCCCTTTTGGGAAGAAAGACTGAATATAAACAGGATTATGCACCTGAAGTATTGGAAGCTTTTGAAAATAAGCATCCGGGAAATGATTACTGGGTACGTTTCAATTGCCCGGAGTTTACCAGCTTGTGTCCCATAACAGGGCAGCCGGATTTTGCGGAGATCCGTATTAGCTATATTCCTGATATTAAGATGGTGGAAAGCAAGAGTCTGAAGCTTTACCTTTTCAGCTTTCGCAATCATGGTGCTTTCCACGAAGATTGTGTGAATATTATAATGAAAGACTTGATTCGACTAATGGCTCCTAAATATATTGAGGTTACAGGTGTTTTTACCCCACGCGGTGGTATTTCTATTTATCCTTATGCTAATTATGGGCGTCCGGATACGAAGTATGAACACATGGCGGAACATCGGTTGATGAATAGAGAATAA
- a CDS encoding glycoside hydrolase family 88 protein — protein sequence MKTKELLFGACLCMFTACNMPEKGMDVDVYEALDYCDAQVQRTLTELKAAEGTIDYSMMPRNIMDSLNTWHCRKATKDEWCSGFWPGVLWYDYEYTGKTTIKEEAEKFTEPLKFLSQIPAYDHDLGFLIFCSYGNGYRLTHNPEYKQVILDTADSLATLFRPRVGTILSWPRNIEMFGGHNTIMDNMINLEMLFWAAKNGGNPYLADIAVSHADKTMKYQFRPDYTSYHVAVYDTLTGDFIKGVTHQGYADNTMWARGQAWAIYGYTVVYRETLDPRYLDFVQKVADVYLERLPEDYIPYWDFDDPSIPNAPRDASAASVTASALLELSTYLPDKKGDEYKNAAIRMLTSLSSDKYQCGKSKPAFLLHSTGHLPNNSEIDAAIIYADYYYIEALIRLKNLIEDKAVI from the coding sequence ATGAAAACAAAAGAACTACTGTTCGGTGCATGCCTGTGCATGTTTACGGCTTGCAACATGCCCGAGAAAGGAATGGATGTGGATGTATATGAGGCGCTGGATTACTGTGACGCCCAAGTACAACGCACTTTAACAGAATTAAAAGCTGCAGAAGGTACTATCGACTACTCGATGATGCCCCGTAACATCATGGACAGCCTCAACACTTGGCATTGCCGAAAAGCGACAAAGGATGAATGGTGCAGTGGTTTCTGGCCAGGAGTTTTATGGTATGATTACGAATATACCGGTAAAACAACCATAAAGGAAGAAGCAGAGAAATTCACCGAACCGTTGAAGTTCCTGTCACAAATTCCGGCATACGACCATGATCTGGGTTTTCTGATCTTTTGCAGCTACGGCAATGGATATCGGTTGACGCATAATCCGGAATACAAACAAGTGATTCTAGATACAGCAGATTCACTGGCAACTTTGTTCAGACCTCGTGTAGGTACCATACTTTCATGGCCACGTAATATAGAAATGTTCGGTGGACACAATACGATCATGGATAATATGATAAACTTGGAAATGCTTTTCTGGGCTGCCAAGAATGGAGGAAACCCATATCTGGCAGATATAGCCGTGTCGCATGCCGACAAGACTATGAAATATCAGTTCCGGCCCGACTACACTTCCTATCACGTCGCTGTTTATGATACTTTGACGGGCGACTTCATAAAAGGAGTTACACATCAGGGATATGCCGACAACACTATGTGGGCACGTGGACAGGCATGGGCTATCTATGGTTATACGGTAGTTTATCGGGAAACGTTAGATCCCCGCTATCTGGATTTCGTACAGAAAGTAGCCGATGTATATCTGGAAAGACTGCCGGAAGACTATATACCTTACTGGGACTTTGATGACCCCAGTATTCCGAATGCGCCACGTGACGCCTCTGCTGCAAGTGTAACCGCATCCGCTTTACTGGAACTATCTACATACCTACCGGATAAGAAAGGAGATGAATATAAGAATGCCGCCATAAGAATGTTAACAAGTTTGAGTTCAGACAAATATCAATGCGGCAAAAGCAAACCGGCATTCCTCCTCCACTCCACCGGACACTTACCGAACAATTCAGAAATAGATGCTGCCATCATTTATGCAGACTATTATTATATCGAAGCCCTGATTCGATTGAAGAACTTGATTGAAGATAAAGCTGTCATATAG
- the queC gene encoding 7-cyano-7-deazaguanine synthase QueC yields the protein MNREVALVVFSGGQDSTTCLFWAKRKFREVVALSFLYGQKHEKEVELAREIARDADVKFEVMDVSFIGKLGHNSLTDNTMVMDQEKPTDSFPNTFVPGRNLFFLSIAAVYAREHGINHIVTGVSQTDFSGYPDCRDAFIKSLNVTLNLAMDEQFVIHTPLMWIDKAETWALADELGVLDLIRNKTLTCYNGIPGDGCGHCPACKLRREGLEKYLSRKC from the coding sequence GTGAATAGAGAAGTTGCATTAGTAGTATTTAGTGGTGGACAAGATTCTACTACTTGTCTGTTTTGGGCGAAACGTAAATTCAGAGAAGTGGTTGCCCTGAGCTTTTTGTACGGACAGAAACATGAGAAGGAAGTGGAACTGGCACGGGAAATAGCTCGTGATGCCGATGTGAAGTTTGAAGTAATGGATGTATCGTTCATCGGTAAGTTGGGACATAATTCTTTGACGGACAATACCATGGTAATGGATCAGGAAAAGCCGACGGATAGTTTTCCTAATACGTTTGTACCGGGGCGCAATTTATTCTTCTTAAGTATTGCTGCCGTGTATGCTCGTGAACATGGCATCAATCATATTGTGACGGGAGTGTCACAAACAGACTTTAGTGGATATCCCGATTGCCGGGATGCCTTTATCAAATCGCTCAATGTGACCTTGAATCTGGCTATGGATGAACAGTTTGTAATTCATACTCCGCTGATGTGGATCGATAAAGCTGAAACCTGGGCTTTGGCAGACGAATTGGGAGTACTTGACTTGATACGCAATAAGACCCTGACTTGTTATAATGGTATTCCGGGGGATGGCTGCGGGCATTGTCCGGCATGTAAGTTACGCCGTGAAGGATTAGAGAAGTATTTAAGTCGTAAATGCTAA
- a CDS encoding queuosine precursor transporter, with amino-acid sequence MKQKVSVPFMLLGILFNVCLIAANLLETKVIQVFGITVTAGLLVFPISYIINDCIAEVWGFRKARLIIWSGFAMNFFVVMLGLIAVALPAAPFWEGEAHFNFVFGMAPRIVVASLTAFLVGSFLNAYVMSRMKVTSGGRNFSARAIWSTIVGETADSIIFFPVAFGGIIAWRELLVMMCIQIVLKSLYEVLILPVTIRVVVAIKRIDGSDVYDEDISYNILKIKDI; translated from the coding sequence ATGAAGCAAAAAGTATCTGTACCTTTTATGCTGCTGGGTATTTTATTTAATGTTTGCCTGATTGCAGCTAATCTTCTTGAAACCAAGGTTATTCAGGTTTTTGGTATAACCGTTACAGCCGGATTATTGGTTTTCCCTATTTCTTATATTATAAACGATTGCATTGCTGAGGTGTGGGGCTTCCGTAAAGCACGTCTTATTATCTGGAGTGGTTTTGCCATGAACTTCTTTGTGGTAATGCTTGGCTTGATAGCCGTTGCACTACCGGCTGCACCGTTTTGGGAAGGAGAAGCCCATTTCAATTTTGTTTTTGGGATGGCACCGCGTATTGTTGTAGCAAGTCTGACCGCATTTTTGGTAGGTTCATTTCTCAACGCTTATGTCATGAGCCGTATGAAAGTGACAAGTGGTGGACGAAATTTTTCTGCCCGTGCTATTTGGTCGACAATAGTAGGGGAGACGGCAGATTCTATTATATTCTTCCCTGTAGCTTTTGGTGGTATTATTGCTTGGCGTGAATTGCTTGTAATGATGTGTATTCAGATCGTATTGAAATCCTTGTATGAAGTATTGATTCTTCCGGTCACTATCCGTGTGGTAGTAGCTATTAAACGGATAGACGGTAGCGATGTGTATGATGAGGATATTTCCTATAATATATTGAAAATCAAAGATATTTAA
- a CDS encoding sensor histidine kinase yields the protein MRILLHIKCLLCIFLLYFSSSVSAEAKKVSSGTDLLIISSYVSGAPWSQTIISHIMQKEYDRKDVSMNVEYMNILTIETPEILNQYKNNLFSTYGNNPPKAVLMLGNAPLILRDEMREHWGDIPLIVCAESSYIGPDSTYMYNQVVPQKDRIYLNDLRDEYNMTFLNARAFIPESVQLMRRMIPKMKSLLLIGDQTDRDIDYDQQFSELIKMEHSDLTYKYLSASTWSPDQLLDTLRQVVPEETGILFASWFHKRMFAGNMLMMANSYKVIANSTLPCPFFALSSSISSIEEDGTIIGGCVYDMNLYCEEIVKTINAIADGKQARSILPYNPDPIVLFNYPYMVDFGLSPKNCPPGTVYLNAPPTFLEKYQSALVVGSIVLLLVILFFQLRRNKILERLQLVEQNQRFTHSKMAMALEVVDLLPWQWDIRTDEITYSSYKPIEQGKKEVSEMTYATHVNNYLTFVSEEDRERIRQVFKDVRANKVDKIKEEYRVHRPGKPDDSEDWMEARAFVEQYDEKGNPLIVVGSSLFITERKVAERELIAAKERAEESNRLKSAFLANISHEIRTPLNAIIGFSSILTMTEDEEEKKEYVSIIEKNNGILLQLINDVLDLSKIEAGVLDLYYSEFALNGVLMTLKGVVESRLQSSVELIFEPGMPDYYVVCSEKNRLQQLVLNFLTNACKFTSTGSIRYGYEVREKEIYYYVTDTGTGIPEDKLHLIFERFIKLDSFKQGTGLGLPICQLIIQNMGGEIGVNSKLGEGSTFWFTLPLKPKQ from the coding sequence ATGAGAATACTTCTGCATATAAAGTGTCTTTTGTGTATTTTCTTATTATATTTCTCTTCTTCGGTATCGGCTGAAGCCAAGAAGGTAAGTTCCGGTACGGATTTGCTGATTATCAGCAGTTATGTATCAGGTGCTCCGTGGAGTCAGACTATCATTTCGCATATCATGCAAAAGGAATATGACCGGAAAGATGTGAGCATGAATGTAGAGTATATGAATATTCTGACGATAGAGACTCCTGAAATACTGAATCAATATAAAAATAATCTTTTTTCAACTTATGGAAACAATCCTCCTAAAGCTGTGTTGATGCTGGGTAATGCTCCTCTGATATTGCGGGATGAAATGCGTGAACATTGGGGGGATATACCTTTGATAGTATGTGCTGAGAGTAGCTATATAGGACCTGATTCCACCTATATGTACAATCAGGTTGTTCCACAAAAGGATCGTATCTATCTGAATGATCTGCGTGACGAGTACAATATGACTTTTCTGAATGCACGTGCTTTTATCCCCGAGAGTGTTCAACTGATGCGCCGTATGATTCCGAAGATGAAAAGTCTGTTGCTGATTGGTGACCAGACTGACCGCGATATCGATTATGATCAGCAATTTTCTGAATTGATCAAGATGGAGCATTCAGATCTTACTTATAAATACCTGTCAGCTAGTACTTGGAGTCCGGACCAGTTGTTAGATACATTGCGGCAGGTAGTTCCGGAGGAAACCGGTATTTTGTTTGCTTCATGGTTTCATAAACGAATGTTTGCCGGTAATATGCTTATGATGGCCAATTCTTATAAAGTGATTGCTAACTCCACATTGCCTTGCCCGTTCTTTGCGTTATCTTCTTCCATTTCAAGTATTGAAGAAGATGGGACTATTATTGGTGGGTGCGTATATGACATGAATCTGTATTGTGAGGAAATCGTGAAAACTATTAATGCAATAGCTGATGGTAAACAGGCACGGAGTATCCTACCTTATAATCCGGACCCCATTGTTCTTTTTAACTATCCTTATATGGTGGATTTTGGTTTATCTCCTAAAAATTGTCCTCCGGGAACAGTTTATTTAAATGCTCCTCCTACTTTCCTTGAAAAATATCAGTCTGCCTTGGTAGTAGGCAGCATTGTCTTACTGTTGGTAATCCTCTTTTTTCAGCTTCGCAGGAATAAGATACTGGAACGTCTTCAGTTGGTGGAACAGAATCAGCGCTTCACCCATTCTAAAATGGCAATGGCATTAGAAGTCGTTGATTTGCTTCCCTGGCAATGGGATATACGTACGGATGAAATCACGTATAGTTCTTACAAGCCAATAGAACAAGGCAAAAAGGAAGTCTCAGAAATGACTTATGCTACCCATGTAAACAACTACCTCACCTTTGTCAGTGAGGAGGATAGGGAGCGTATCCGGCAAGTCTTTAAGGATGTGCGTGCCAATAAAGTCGATAAAATTAAAGAAGAATATCGGGTTCATCGTCCGGGTAAACCAGACGATTCGGAAGACTGGATGGAGGCTCGTGCTTTCGTGGAACAATATGATGAAAAAGGAAATCCTTTAATCGTGGTGGGCTCATCGCTGTTTATTACAGAACGTAAAGTGGCGGAACGTGAACTCATTGCCGCCAAAGAACGTGCGGAAGAGTCCAACCGTTTGAAATCTGCCTTCCTTGCTAATATCAGCCATGAAATCCGTACTCCGTTGAATGCTATTATTGGCTTTTCCAGCATATTGACCATGACTGAAGATGAAGAAGAAAAGAAAGAGTATGTCAGCATCATAGAGAAAAATAACGGAATTTTGTTGCAGCTTATCAATGATGTTCTTGATTTGTCTAAGATAGAAGCCGGAGTTCTTGATTTGTATTACTCGGAATTTGCACTAAATGGAGTACTAATGACTTTGAAAGGAGTTGTTGAGTCACGTTTACAGAGTAGTGTTGAGCTGATTTTTGAGCCTGGAATGCCAGATTATTATGTTGTTTGTTCAGAGAAAAACAGACTTCAGCAACTGGTTTTGAATTTCCTGACCAATGCCTGTAAATTCACTTCAACCGGGAGTATTCGTTATGGATATGAAGTTCGTGAGAAAGAGATTTATTATTATGTGACCGATACAGGGACAGGTATTCCGGAAGATAAGCTCCATCTTATATTCGAACGTTTCATCAAGTTGGATAGTTTCAAGCAAGGCACTGGTTTAGGGCTGCCTATTTGCCAACTTATTATTCAGAATATGGGAGGAGAGATTGGAGTAAATTCAAAATTGGGAGAAGGATCTACATTTTGGTTTACGCTTCCCCTCAAACCGAAGCAGTAA